A genomic window from Vagococcus entomophilus includes:
- a CDS encoding DUF1273 domain-containing protein → MNEIKRLYVTGYRDFELNIFKEDDAKIAIIKKVLKNRLVNYLEQGLEWVLVAGNLGTEYWAAEVVNELKSSYSKLQIATIYPFENFGEQWGEKNQVKRAYFKEKSDFVTATSYHPYKNPAQLRAHTQFLLSHTDGSLLLYDAEFPGKSGYFSDDAHKFSENKAYILEYITVDDLQNSVDYEE, encoded by the coding sequence ATGAACGAGATAAAAAGACTTTATGTCACTGGATATCGAGATTTTGAGTTAAATATTTTTAAAGAAGATGATGCCAAAATTGCAATCATTAAGAAAGTTTTAAAAAACAGACTAGTTAATTATTTGGAGCAAGGGCTAGAGTGGGTTCTGGTTGCTGGAAATTTAGGGACTGAATATTGGGCAGCTGAAGTTGTCAATGAATTAAAAAGTAGTTATTCTAAGCTTCAAATTGCGACAATTTATCCTTTTGAAAATTTTGGCGAGCAGTGGGGCGAAAAAAACCAAGTGAAAAGGGCTTATTTTAAAGAAAAATCAGATTTTGTGACAGCTACCTCATATCATCCTTACAAAAACCCAGCTCAATTGAGGGCTCATACTCAGTTTCTCTTGTCTCATACCGATGGTAGCTTGCTTTTATATGATGCAGAATTTCCAGGTAAGTCTGGTTACTTTTCAGACGATGCACATAAGTTTAGTGAAAATAAAGCGTATATTTTAGAATATATAACAGTAGATGACTTGCAAAATTCGGTTGATTATGAAGAATAG
- the recU gene encoding Holliday junction resolvase RecU, with protein sequence MGVNYPKGQAYFKNETTYSKKQDLATIKKGKFANRGMVFEEAINQSNQYFLDRQIAVIHKKPTPVQIVKVDYPNRSAAVIKEAYFTQPSTTDYNGVYQGYYIDFEAKATKNKTSFPLNNFHEHQIEHMRSCVKQQGICFVLVWFSSLKRCFFLEASLLLELWDNQEKLKRKSIPLTIFESSTYEINLGIAPQIPYLEAVDKYILKLKEHING encoded by the coding sequence ATGGGTGTTAATTACCCAAAAGGTCAAGCCTATTTTAAGAATGAAACAACCTACTCAAAAAAGCAAGACTTAGCTACAATTAAGAAAGGAAAATTTGCTAATCGGGGGATGGTTTTCGAAGAGGCCATCAATCAAAGTAACCAGTACTTTCTGGATAGGCAGATAGCCGTTATTCATAAGAAGCCCACGCCTGTTCAAATCGTCAAAGTGGACTACCCCAACCGTAGTGCAGCTGTTATCAAGGAAGCTTATTTTACACAACCTTCCACAACGGATTATAATGGTGTCTATCAAGGATATTATATTGATTTTGAAGCAAAAGCAACCAAAAACAAAACCTCTTTTCCTTTAAATAATTTTCATGAGCATCAAATCGAACATATGCGCTCATGCGTCAAACAACAAGGAATCTGTTTTGTCTTAGTTTGGTTTTCGTCTTTAAAGCGCTGTTTCTTTCTAGAAGCATCCCTACTTTTAGAACTTTGGGATAACCAAGAAAAATTAAAAAGAAAATCTATTCCGCTAACAATTTTTGAAAGTAGTACCTATGAGATAAATTTAGGTATTGCTCCTCAAATTCCTTACTTAGAGGCTGTAGACAAATATATTTTAAAACTAAAGGAGCACATAAATGGCTGA
- a CDS encoding PBP1A family penicillin-binding protein has product MADTKNIQQSRQNKSASKKPKRNFFLRALLILIFAGCVCFLCGVGLFWYYAKDAPALKESKLEDTRSSKVYDVKGNLILELGEKKRSTITPTEIPQQLKDAITSIEDKRFYKHIGVDPIRILGATLSNVRGGNLQGGSTLTQQLIKLSYFSTKEQDQTIKRKAQEAWLSIQLERKKSKDEILTYYINKVYMSNGLYGMETAAETYYNKKLGQLSLAQTALIAGMPQAPSDYDPTLKDAKKQKATKERRDTVLSEMYKDKKITKTEYDKAINTPITDGVVEQKTTSDSRKVVDNYLKEVIAEVQKKTKKNPYTDGMNIYTNIDMDAQNYLYNLVNSSEYINFPSDNFQTAVTMMDVKTGQVRAQIGSRKVADGVLLGDNLATSSVRDAGSTVKPITDYGPAIEYLNYSTGTTVYDGPYKFEGTDISVNNYDHAYKGTMTIRNALIDSRNVPAAKTLMAVGLDKSSEFLKGLGITYKDGLQKSSAIQGALSSLKLTAAYSAFANGGTYYTPYYVNKVVYPNGQEEDFEPKGVRAMKESTAYMITDMLKDVIAEGTGRNAQIAGLIQAGKTGTSNYTDDVQIIGDQNGSPDSTFVGYTTNYAIGVWTGNKNYNESISSADSKISSSIYRYMMSHISQNLETQDWTQPDSVTKYGSELYVKGHVPVTSSSTSYYYSSTQEPTYTTQSTTIEPTTTSSSTETTTETTTTPAETSSSTAEQTSESTTPTTSGH; this is encoded by the coding sequence ATGGCTGATACAAAAAACATACAACAGAGTCGACAAAACAAATCCGCATCTAAAAAGCCGAAAAGAAACTTTTTTCTAAGAGCTTTATTGATTCTGATTTTTGCTGGATGTGTTTGCTTTCTTTGTGGTGTGGGACTATTTTGGTACTATGCAAAAGATGCACCTGCGCTAAAAGAAAGCAAGCTTGAAGATACACGTTCGAGTAAAGTGTACGATGTCAAAGGAAATTTAATTCTAGAATTGGGAGAAAAAAAGCGAAGCACGATTACGCCTACAGAAATCCCGCAGCAGTTGAAAGATGCGATTACTTCGATTGAGGATAAGCGTTTTTATAAACATATTGGTGTCGACCCCATTCGAATTTTAGGAGCCACTCTTTCTAACGTTCGAGGGGGAAACCTTCAAGGTGGAAGTACCTTGACACAACAGCTAATCAAGTTATCCTACTTTTCAACGAAAGAACAAGATCAAACAATTAAGAGAAAAGCCCAAGAAGCTTGGCTTTCTATTCAATTAGAACGCAAAAAGTCTAAAGATGAGATTTTGACTTATTATATCAATAAAGTTTATATGTCCAATGGTTTATATGGTATGGAGACTGCGGCTGAAACTTACTACAACAAAAAGCTCGGTCAACTATCGCTCGCACAAACAGCCTTAATCGCCGGGATGCCTCAAGCTCCATCTGATTATGACCCAACGTTAAAAGATGCAAAAAAACAAAAAGCAACCAAAGAAAGACGGGATACTGTCCTTTCTGAGATGTATAAAGATAAAAAAATTACAAAAACTGAGTATGATAAAGCAATAAATACACCTATCACAGACGGAGTAGTTGAACAAAAAACAACCTCTGACTCACGCAAAGTAGTAGATAATTATCTTAAAGAAGTGATTGCCGAAGTCCAAAAGAAAACGAAAAAAAATCCTTATACAGATGGCATGAACATCTATACAAATATTGATATGGATGCACAAAATTATCTGTATAACCTAGTCAACAGCAGTGAATACATAAACTTCCCTAGTGATAACTTCCAAACGGCTGTTACAATGATGGATGTTAAGACTGGACAAGTTCGAGCTCAAATCGGTTCTAGAAAAGTTGCTGATGGCGTTTTGCTTGGTGACAATTTAGCAACGAGTAGCGTACGTGATGCCGGTTCCACTGTAAAACCGATTACGGACTATGGGCCTGCAATTGAATATTTAAATTATTCTACTGGAACAACCGTTTACGATGGACCATACAAGTTTGAAGGAACAGATATCTCTGTAAATAACTATGATCATGCCTACAAAGGAACAATGACCATCCGCAATGCCTTAATTGATTCTAGAAACGTACCCGCTGCCAAGACATTAATGGCCGTTGGTCTAGATAAATCCTCAGAGTTTTTAAAAGGATTGGGCATTACCTATAAAGACGGACTGCAAAAATCAAGCGCGATTCAAGGTGCGCTTTCTTCCTTAAAGCTAACTGCGGCATATTCTGCGTTCGCCAACGGTGGGACTTATTACACTCCGTATTATGTCAATAAAGTGGTCTATCCTAACGGTCAAGAAGAAGATTTTGAGCCCAAAGGCGTCCGTGCGATGAAAGAGTCTACTGCCTACATGATTACGGATATGTTAAAGGATGTCATTGCTGAAGGTACTGGGAGAAATGCTCAAATTGCTGGTTTAATCCAAGCCGGTAAAACTGGAACTTCAAACTATACTGATGATGTCCAAATCATCGGCGACCAAAATGGCTCTCCAGATAGTACGTTTGTTGGCTATACGACCAACTATGCGATTGGCGTTTGGACAGGAAATAAAAACTATAACGAGTCGATCTCTAGTGCTGATTCGAAGATTTCCTCGTCCATTTACCGGTATATGATGAGCCATATCTCTCAAAATCTTGAAACACAGGATTGGACGCAACCGGATTCGGTCACAAAATATGGTTCTGAACTCTATGTAAAAGGACATGTTCCAGTGACTTCTAGCAGTACAAGTTATTACTACTCAAGTACCCAAGAGCCAACTTACACAACTCAAAGCACAACTATAGAGCCAACAACAACTAGTTCGAGTACTGAGACAACAACTGAAACCACTACAACTCCAGCTGAGACCTCTTCTTCTACAGCTGAGCAAACCTCGGAATCTACAACACCAACAACCTCAGGTCATTAA